The following are from one region of the Aquila chrysaetos chrysaetos chromosome 23, bAquChr1.4, whole genome shotgun sequence genome:
- the CLDN34 gene encoding claudin-34, with the protein MSSLARSSHLQLAAFALGTVGWILCTISMGIVEWRVWHVDNTTIISSGIAWVGIWKVCFISYLHVSPGYKEQFCHKFSGYDSSIPHEIYAAQGLLLIAMFMGLLGVTATIFALRNVYMGVTRKTLITHFFLAGGCFYILAGLCVLIPVSWNFYSVTHNQSIAFPPSYYMPSSPAAQEAGAAIPIGIVAVILLLLSGTFSLSYRFPATANTITKS; encoded by the coding sequence ATGAGCTCCCTGGCCCGCAGCTCGCACCTCCAGCTAGCCGCCTTCGCTCTGGGTACGGTAGGCTGGATCCTGTGCACCATTTCAATGGGAATTGTGGAGTGGAGAGTGTGGCATGTGGACAACACCACTATCATCTCCTCTGGCATTGCCTGGGTGGGGATTTGGAAAGTCTGCTTCATCAGTTACCTTCACGTCTCGCCTGGCTATAAAGAACAGTTCTGCCATAAATTCAGTGGCTATGACTCCTCCATCCCCCACGAAATTTATGCTGCTCAGGGTCTCCTGTTGATCGCCATGTTCATGGGCTTGCTGGGAGTGACTGCCACAATATTTGCTCTGAGGAATGTTTATATGGGAGTCACTCGCAAAACTCTCATTACCCATTTCTTCCTGGCGGGTGGCTGCTTTTACATACTCGCTGGTCTGTGCGTCCTGATTCCCGTGAGCTGGAATTTCTATTCTGTAACGCACAACCAGAGCATcgcttttcctccttcttacTACATGCCCTCCAGCCCAGCGGCGCAGGAAGCTGGTGCTGCCATTCCTATCGGGATTGTAGCTGtcatcctcctgctgctgagTGGGACTTTTTCTCTCTCGTACAGATTTCCAGCGACCGCAAACACTATCACAAAATCCTGA